The following proteins are encoded in a genomic region of Comamonas resistens:
- a CDS encoding LysR family transcriptional regulator, translated as MRDALDLNTVRVYAAVVDEQSFAGASRLLAMPSSNVSRHVAALESKLGTRLLERSTRHLRMTEAGRLLYERAKPLLDTLLSTQEELGAVQRELRGPLKMCMPGEAPRLLAPILAEFCSLHPGIELECDTRMTGLEVLREDVDLSIVFHRGHQEDSAFITRELATLPSIVVAAPSLLARTGMPRHVRELKSLPCITTLSALKGQPWQFQDAAGEIVKVPVRSRYRVNSGELAVAGARQGIGFTIVAAYPCQEDLATGRLQEVPLDLRPAPLQLLGAYSHRHSVTARVRALLELIQVRLAGSVNPPMDPSPFRTI; from the coding sequence ATGCGCGATGCACTTGATCTGAATACTGTCCGTGTCTATGCGGCAGTTGTTGATGAGCAGAGCTTTGCTGGCGCATCGCGTCTATTGGCCATGCCTTCGTCCAATGTCAGCCGCCACGTTGCCGCACTGGAGAGCAAACTCGGCACACGCCTGCTGGAACGAAGCACCCGCCATCTGCGCATGACGGAAGCCGGTCGGCTGCTCTACGAACGCGCCAAGCCCTTGCTCGACACACTGCTCTCCACGCAGGAAGAGCTTGGTGCGGTACAGCGCGAACTGCGTGGTCCTCTGAAGATGTGCATGCCGGGCGAGGCACCAAGGCTGCTCGCCCCCATCCTCGCCGAATTCTGTAGTCTCCATCCAGGCATCGAGCTCGAATGCGATACCCGGATGACCGGACTGGAAGTGCTTCGAGAGGACGTTGACCTTTCCATCGTCTTCCATCGGGGCCATCAGGAGGACAGCGCTTTCATCACCCGCGAACTCGCCACTCTGCCCAGCATCGTGGTTGCCGCCCCCTCCTTGCTGGCCAGGACAGGCATGCCACGCCATGTGCGCGAGCTGAAGTCTCTGCCCTGCATCACCACCCTCAGTGCGCTGAAGGGCCAACCCTGGCAGTTTCAGGACGCCGCGGGCGAAATCGTCAAGGTGCCGGTCCGCAGCCGCTACCGCGTCAACAGCGGAGAGCTGGCCGTGGCTGGCGCACGGCAAGGCATCGGCTTCACGATTGTGGCTGCCTACCCCTGCCAGGAAGACCTTGCTACGGGCCGATTGCAGGAAGTACCACTGGACCTTCGTCCTGCCCCTCTGCAATTGCTGGGGGCGTACAGCCATCGCCATTCCGTGACTGCGCGCGTCCGGGCGCTGCTGGAGTTGATACAGGTACGGTTGGCTGGATCGGTTAACCCTCCCATGGACCCCAGTCCTTTTAGGACGATCTAG
- a CDS encoding SgcJ/EcaC family oxidoreductase, with translation MTNMKTPEDVVAAFQAAWNDHDMAAFGRLFGQDATFVNRFGHYVRGVEQVVALHVPIHETIYRDSTLQNELIDIACVAEGVAVIHFWSRLTADASHPAGPHVIDTVIQAVLTRQDAAWRIQALENTTLTNPRTGEIVLRG, from the coding sequence ATGACCAATATGAAGACACCTGAAGACGTGGTCGCTGCGTTTCAAGCAGCCTGGAATGATCACGACATGGCCGCTTTCGGCCGCTTGTTTGGTCAGGACGCAACGTTTGTCAATCGCTTTGGTCACTATGTCCGAGGCGTTGAACAGGTAGTGGCGCTTCATGTCCCTATCCACGAGACGATCTATCGCGATTCGACATTGCAGAACGAGCTAATCGATATTGCCTGCGTTGCCGAGGGAGTTGCTGTTATACATTTCTGGAGCCGTCTAACTGCAGATGCAAGCCATCCGGCTGGGCCACACGTCATAGATACGGTGATCCAAGCAGTGCTCACAAGACAGGATGCAGCATGGCGAATTCAAGCGCTGGAGAATACGACTCTTACCAACCCTCGGACGGGTGAGATAGTCCTGCGCGGCTAA
- a CDS encoding IS91 family transposase: MQRPSLEVADIFLQHGAAWRESQRGHLSLSQLKVMSAIEQCRTAALGGHVLRCEDCAAEQVSYNSCRNRHCPKCQSAAAKRWLEARQSDLLPVQYYHVVFTLPAPIADLAYQNKAVLYGLLFDVAAEVLQTIAADHKHLGARIGATLVLHTWGSALTHHPHVHGIVPGGGLADGGQCWRACRPGFFLPVRVLSRLMRRRFIEELERLHQAGRLRFFGTLAALANAAYFQQWLAPMRQCEWVVYAKRPFAGPQAVLAYLSRYTHRVAISNSRLVAMDEHGVRFKYKDYRAKGRTRHKTMTLAPEEFMRRFLLHVLPCGFHRIRHYGLLANGARKSCLALARELLQTTPMQAAINDTASLNKTAKPEAEAGTAPAFVCRHCGKAMVILQCWQAIRAPPAS; this comes from the coding sequence GTGCAGCGGCCCTCCCTGGAGGTCGCCGACATCTTTCTCCAACATGGCGCTGCTTGGCGTGAGAGCCAACGTGGTCACCTGAGCCTGTCTCAGCTCAAAGTGATGTCGGCCATCGAACAGTGCCGCACAGCGGCACTGGGTGGTCATGTTTTGCGCTGCGAAGACTGTGCTGCCGAGCAAGTCTCCTATAACTCCTGCCGCAACCGCCACTGCCCCAAGTGCCAAAGTGCTGCAGCCAAACGCTGGCTTGAAGCCCGCCAGAGCGACCTATTGCCCGTGCAGTATTACCACGTGGTCTTCACCTTACCTGCGCCCATTGCGGATCTGGCCTACCAGAACAAGGCGGTGCTCTATGGGCTGCTGTTTGATGTTGCCGCCGAGGTGCTGCAAACCATCGCTGCAGATCACAAACACCTGGGCGCTCGCATCGGGGCAACGTTGGTACTACACACCTGGGGATCGGCCTTGACCCATCACCCGCATGTGCACGGGATCGTGCCTGGAGGCGGCTTGGCAGATGGCGGTCAATGCTGGAGGGCTTGCCGACCCGGCTTCTTTCTGCCGGTGCGTGTGCTGTCCCGGCTGATGCGCAGACGCTTTATTGAAGAGCTTGAGCGTCTTCATCAAGCCGGCAGACTCCGATTCTTTGGGACACTGGCAGCGCTGGCCAATGCAGCGTACTTCCAACAATGGCTGGCCCCCATGCGCCAATGTGAATGGGTGGTTTATGCCAAGCGACCATTCGCTGGGCCGCAAGCAGTGCTGGCCTACCTCTCACGCTACACGCACCGCGTCGCCATCTCCAATAGCCGGCTGGTTGCCATGGATGAGCATGGCGTGCGCTTCAAGTACAAGGACTACCGGGCCAAGGGCCGCACACGGCACAAGACTATGACCCTGGCTCCCGAAGAGTTCATGCGCCGATTCTTGCTGCATGTGCTGCCCTGCGGCTTCCACCGCATCAGGCACTACGGCTTGCTGGCCAACGGGGCCCGCAAGAGCTGTCTGGCACTGGCCCGTGAACTGCTGCAAACCACTCCCATGCAGGCCGCCATCAATGACACAGCAAGTTTGAACAAAACAGCCAAGCCAGAGGCAGAGGCAGGAACTGCACCAGCCTTTGTCTGCCGTCACTGCGGCAAAGCCATGGTGATCCTGCAATGCTGGCAGGCCATCCGTGCACCGCCAGCATCATGA
- a CDS encoding tyrosine-type recombinase/integrase, protein MTPSIQTISPLRQRMLDDMRMRKLQPRTQDAYIRAVCNLAAYLKRSPDTATVEDLRNFQLHLVDAGSSPTTLNATLTGLKFFFDVTLGHIELMGKMQPVKLPRTLPVVLSHEEVSRLLAAAYNIKHQVALSVAYGAGLRASEVVHLKVTDVDSQRMTLRIEQGKGAKDRYAMLSPVVLQRLRTWWHLAHAQGKMLPGGWLFPGMTVLEPLTIRQLNRAVHAAAEAAGIDKRVTTHTLRHSFATHLLERKVDIRVIQVLLGHQKLETTSIYAHVATDLLREVMGPLEPMLPS, encoded by the coding sequence ATGACCCCCTCGATTCAAACCATCTCCCCGTTGCGTCAGCGCATGCTCGACGACATGAGAATGCGCAAGCTCCAGCCTCGCACCCAGGATGCCTATATTCGTGCCGTGTGCAATCTGGCCGCCTATCTGAAGCGCTCCCCGGACACGGCCACCGTGGAGGATTTGCGCAACTTCCAGCTCCACTTGGTCGATGCGGGTTCATCACCCACAACGCTCAACGCCACGTTGACGGGCCTGAAGTTCTTCTTTGATGTGACGCTGGGCCACATTGAGCTGATGGGCAAGATGCAGCCCGTGAAGCTGCCTCGCACCTTGCCTGTGGTGCTCAGCCACGAAGAAGTCTCACGGTTGCTGGCTGCCGCCTACAACATCAAGCACCAAGTGGCGCTGTCCGTGGCCTATGGCGCAGGTCTTCGTGCCAGCGAGGTTGTGCATTTGAAGGTCACAGATGTCGATAGCCAGCGCATGACCCTGCGCATCGAGCAAGGCAAGGGTGCCAAGGATCGTTACGCCATGCTCAGCCCGGTGGTTCTTCAGCGCCTTCGCACCTGGTGGCATTTGGCACATGCCCAGGGCAAGATGCTGCCCGGTGGCTGGCTGTTCCCTGGCATGACGGTCTTGGAGCCACTGACGATTCGTCAGCTCAACCGAGCGGTGCACGCTGCAGCCGAGGCCGCTGGTATCGACAAACGTGTCACGACGCATACTTTGCGCCATAGTTTTGCCACACACCTGCTGGAGCGCAAGGTCGATATTCGTGTGATTCAAGTGCTGCTGGGACACCAGAAGCTGGAGACGACTTCCATCTACGCCCATGTGGCGACCGATCTGCTGCGGGAAGTGATGGGTCCGCTGGAGCCAATGCTGCCGAGTTGA
- a CDS encoding LysR family transcriptional regulator, which produces MQSTTTSHLPNSGRSSALLNRLLARTRLRQLQLLVLIADLGSIQRAAEVVGQTQSSATKALSELERMVGLPLFERHARGVRPTLICRDLLPLLRSMLGSLTGCAEMLAAAAEGAQGVLSVGAITGALSGFLGRELAPFLQQHPQLRVEVVEDSHHALLAGLAARTLDMVLVREPAVVASGMRFVPLLEDKVVAVAGPTHPLQRKRVLHANQMLGQRWVLAPLSTQMHEAFERLFEACEQLPQHSPLITRSLPMLLEYLRTTDAVALTPLSVVQPFVQAGWLQVLALQFPSTLAAIGLLVPETPEKHGVDLLTEYLADRSQ; this is translated from the coding sequence ATGCAATCTACGACTACCTCGCACTTGCCCAATTCAGGGCGCTCTTCGGCCTTGCTCAATCGTTTGTTGGCGCGCACGCGGTTGCGTCAGTTGCAGCTGCTCGTGCTGATTGCCGACCTGGGCAGCATCCAGCGCGCAGCCGAAGTGGTGGGACAAACGCAGTCATCAGCGACCAAAGCTTTGTCTGAATTGGAGCGGATGGTGGGTTTGCCGCTCTTTGAGCGTCACGCACGCGGAGTACGCCCCACGTTGATCTGCCGCGACCTACTACCGCTGTTGCGCAGCATGCTGGGCTCACTCACTGGCTGCGCAGAGATGTTGGCTGCGGCCGCGGAAGGCGCGCAGGGTGTGCTCAGCGTGGGGGCTATTACAGGTGCCTTGTCGGGCTTTCTAGGCCGGGAGCTAGCGCCATTTCTTCAGCAGCATCCGCAATTGCGTGTGGAGGTGGTGGAAGACAGTCACCATGCTCTGTTAGCTGGGCTGGCGGCGCGCACGCTCGATATGGTGCTCGTGCGCGAGCCCGCAGTCGTCGCCAGCGGGATGCGTTTCGTGCCACTGTTGGAGGACAAGGTGGTTGCAGTAGCCGGGCCCACCCATCCGCTGCAACGCAAGCGTGTATTGCATGCAAACCAGATGCTTGGACAGCGATGGGTTCTGGCCCCCCTGTCCACGCAGATGCATGAAGCTTTCGAACGCTTGTTCGAAGCCTGCGAGCAATTACCTCAGCATTCACCTCTGATCACGCGCTCCCTGCCCATGCTATTGGAGTACCTGCGCACCACGGATGCAGTGGCGCTAACGCCGCTCAGCGTGGTTCAGCCCTTTGTACAGGCAGGCTGGCTGCAAGTGTTGGCGCTACAGTTTCCCTCCACACTGGCCGCAATTGGCTTGCTGGTGCCAGAAACACCCGAAAAACATGGCGTGGATCTGCTGACTGAGTACTTGGCGGACAGATCGCAGTAA
- a CDS encoding Bug family tripartite tricarboxylate transporter substrate binding protein: MTSMPHSFARRLFCTAATVSTAWALAASAMAAGFPDKPITLVVPFASGGSIDAAIRVVQPRLSAELGQPVVIENLGGAGGALGAAKVANAAKDGYTLLVGSINDVVLVPVLNKNVRYEPKDFVPIGPISSNSPLLVARKDLPANDLDGVIAALRAKPESISYGSPGMGTMQHLVMEDLQQRANVRMLHAPYKGAGPLLTDLLGGQIDLAVMVPATALPHIQAGRIKVLGVASLQRQPMIKNIPTLNEGKVVKGLEMSGWMGLLAPKGVAPDRIARLKTALEAALASKGVPEQLTAMGMQVATATEQRQFADQIARDEAKARSLSVKLQ, encoded by the coding sequence ATGACCTCTATGCCCCACTCATTTGCCCGTCGTCTGTTCTGCACGGCAGCCACTGTCAGCACTGCCTGGGCGCTGGCAGCCTCTGCCATGGCGGCAGGTTTTCCGGACAAACCCATCACCTTGGTCGTGCCCTTCGCCTCGGGCGGCTCCATTGATGCCGCCATCCGCGTGGTGCAGCCCAGGCTATCGGCTGAACTGGGTCAGCCCGTGGTGATCGAAAACCTGGGCGGTGCTGGCGGTGCCCTGGGAGCGGCCAAAGTAGCCAACGCCGCCAAGGATGGGTATACGCTGCTGGTGGGCTCCATCAACGATGTGGTGCTGGTACCCGTGCTCAACAAAAACGTGCGCTACGAACCCAAGGACTTTGTGCCCATCGGTCCTATCAGCTCGAACTCGCCACTGCTGGTGGCACGCAAGGATTTGCCTGCGAATGATTTGGATGGCGTGATTGCTGCGTTGCGTGCCAAGCCGGAATCTATCAGCTATGGCAGCCCCGGCATGGGCACCATGCAGCATCTGGTGATGGAAGACCTTCAGCAACGCGCCAATGTGCGAATGCTGCATGCACCTTACAAGGGCGCTGGCCCGCTGCTGACAGATTTGCTGGGGGGGCAGATCGACTTGGCTGTCATGGTGCCAGCAACTGCCCTGCCGCATATCCAGGCCGGTCGCATCAAGGTTCTGGGAGTGGCGAGTTTGCAGCGACAGCCCATGATCAAGAACATTCCCACGCTCAACGAGGGCAAGGTCGTCAAGGGTCTGGAGATGAGTGGCTGGATGGGCCTGCTGGCTCCTAAGGGTGTCGCACCGGATCGCATAGCTCGTCTGAAGACGGCATTGGAAGCTGCGCTTGCATCAAAAGGCGTTCCCGAGCAACTGACAGCCATGGGCATGCAAGTGGCGACGGCGACCGAGCAGCGCCAATTTGCCGATCAAATTGCGCGCGACGAGGCCAAAGCCCGTAGTTTGAGCGTGAAATTGCAATAA
- a CDS encoding M20 aminoacylase family protein, with translation MPIIQAIADNPEFRQIRRDLHAHPELGFQEERTSALVANYLQHWGYEVTRGVGGTGVVGTLRRGQGARRIGLRADMDALPMQELNTFAHRSQHAGRMHACGHDGHTATLLAAAWYLAQSGKFDGTLHCIFQPAEEGGQAGARAMIEDGLFERFDCDAVFGLHNAPGRAIGSFGVRAGPFMSSSNRFRIDVKGKGTHASQPDTGVDPLMCAGQILMGLQTIISRNRTPDDAAVLSVTQIHGGDAVNVIPDSAWLGGTVRAQSADTLDMIEQRMKDIVQGSATAYDCEAQLHFERSYPALVNDPEQTAFAVPVMQEVVGIEQVDDNAPRLTNSEDFAFMLQQRPGCYVLLGNGEGDHRLPGHGPGPCQVHNPSYDFNDALIPVGASYFVRLVERFLK, from the coding sequence ATGCCCATCATTCAAGCCATTGCCGACAACCCCGAATTCCGTCAGATTCGCCGCGACTTGCATGCCCATCCTGAACTTGGCTTTCAGGAAGAGCGCACCAGCGCGTTGGTGGCCAACTACCTGCAACACTGGGGCTATGAGGTCACGCGCGGCGTGGGCGGAACGGGCGTGGTCGGCACGCTCAGGCGCGGCCAGGGAGCGCGCCGCATAGGTCTGCGTGCCGACATGGATGCGCTGCCCATGCAGGAGCTCAATACCTTTGCACACCGTTCACAGCACGCAGGTCGTATGCATGCCTGCGGCCATGACGGCCACACGGCGACACTGTTGGCAGCTGCCTGGTATCTAGCCCAAAGCGGCAAGTTTGACGGCACGCTGCACTGCATTTTTCAGCCCGCTGAAGAAGGCGGACAGGCTGGCGCGCGCGCCATGATTGAGGACGGCCTCTTTGAGCGCTTTGACTGCGATGCGGTCTTTGGCCTGCACAACGCCCCGGGACGTGCCATAGGCAGCTTTGGCGTGCGAGCCGGACCATTCATGAGCTCCAGCAACCGCTTTCGCATTGATGTCAAAGGCAAGGGGACACATGCCTCACAGCCTGACACAGGTGTGGACCCACTGATGTGCGCGGGCCAGATCCTCATGGGTCTTCAGACCATCATCTCGCGCAATCGCACGCCTGATGATGCGGCTGTGCTGTCCGTCACGCAAATCCACGGTGGCGATGCCGTCAATGTGATTCCCGACAGTGCCTGGCTGGGCGGGACTGTGCGCGCGCAAAGTGCAGACACATTGGACATGATCGAGCAGCGCATGAAGGATATCGTCCAAGGCTCGGCCACGGCCTATGACTGTGAAGCACAGTTGCACTTTGAGCGTAGCTATCCGGCGCTGGTCAATGACCCCGAGCAGACGGCATTTGCGGTGCCGGTCATGCAGGAAGTCGTTGGTATCGAGCAGGTCGATGACAACGCGCCTCGGCTGACAAACTCCGAGGACTTTGCCTTCATGCTGCAGCAACGTCCCGGCTGCTATGTATTGCTGGGCAATGGAGAGGGTGACCACCGCCTGCCCGGCCATGGTCCTGGACCCTGCCAGGTGCACAACCCATCGTATGACTTCAACGATGCGCTGATTCCCGTCGGGGCCAGCTATTTTGTGCGACTGGTGGAGCGCTTCCTGAAGTGA
- a CDS encoding GNAT family N-acetyltransferase, with amino-acid sequence MTLEFKRLTEVDLIDIISLNNNPDVLRQMPLGSANFDLAKAKEWVQQKDAQWLQYGYGPWAFLIDQKFAGWGGLQYEEGDADLALVLHPDFWGSGKAICQEIAKHAFTSQGLESITILLPPSRTRIKGIFRLGFQPDGEVDIEGARFQRFRLYAPNEPVPSDS; translated from the coding sequence ATGACCCTGGAGTTCAAGCGCCTTACCGAAGTTGACCTGATAGACATCATTTCGCTCAACAACAATCCCGATGTGCTAAGGCAAATGCCGCTTGGAAGTGCAAACTTCGACCTAGCGAAGGCAAAAGAATGGGTCCAGCAAAAAGATGCACAGTGGCTGCAATATGGCTATGGTCCGTGGGCATTTCTAATTGATCAGAAATTTGCTGGCTGGGGCGGCTTGCAGTACGAAGAAGGTGACGCCGATCTAGCTTTAGTGCTTCACCCTGACTTCTGGGGGAGTGGAAAAGCGATTTGCCAAGAGATTGCTAAACATGCATTCACCTCTCAGGGGCTGGAGTCCATAACAATTTTGCTTCCACCCTCAAGGACGAGAATTAAAGGGATTTTCAGGCTGGGCTTCCAGCCTGACGGCGAAGTTGACATTGAAGGTGCTCGCTTTCAGCGTTTTCGCCTTTATGCACCCAACGAACCAGTTCCGTCAGATAGCTGA
- a CDS encoding family 2A encapsulin nanocompartment cargo protein cysteine desulfurase, which translates to MPASEFAIHSGGTVLSSDIANIAPASAQPPIDPAVLAQLASSLFRSLPGDAPALPVQGAQPPATWAPGGSPLAAPSGFSPNVPGTSPLQGQVPGSNLLPSSPATSLSLVNRAPAALPQAQAGNGVPDKAFAALPAYEPRLAGLTDSANLPQAPTAVAPDSLDTLSQQALHALSAGAPRPRFVDVPDLGLGAVSSQSSLPASAAPVSTAPRFYFVDAVTLPSGFVTPAKPHPHGQTASTPQARADRHPGFDVNAVRRDFPILAERINGKPLVWLDNAATTHKPRQVIERIAHFYEHENSNIHRAAHTLAARATDAYEHAREVVRRFIHAPDAREVIFVRGTTEAINLVAQSWGGKNVGEGDEIIVSHLEHHANIVPWQQLAQAKGARLRVIPVDDQGQIRLDEYEKLLNDRTKLVAIGHVSNVLGTVVPVKEVVARARARGITTLIDGAQSIAHTPVNVQDIGADFFVFSGHKIFAPTGIGVLWGRREVLEAMPPWQGGGNMIADVTFEKTLFQPLPNTFEAGTGNIADAVGLGAALEYVERIGIEAISRYEHALVDYGMQQLATIPGLRLIGTVPGKASALSFVLDGYTTDEVGKALNHEGIAVRTGHHCAQPILRRFGVETAVRPSVAFYNTFEEIDLMVNEVRKLASRRPATH; encoded by the coding sequence ATGCCTGCCAGCGAGTTCGCGATTCATTCAGGAGGAACGGTCTTGAGTTCCGATATTGCAAATATTGCGCCCGCCAGTGCCCAGCCGCCCATTGATCCGGCGGTGCTGGCGCAGCTGGCCAGCAGCCTGTTTCGCAGCCTGCCAGGCGATGCACCTGCCTTGCCCGTGCAGGGCGCACAGCCGCCTGCGACATGGGCACCCGGCGGCTCGCCGCTGGCAGCGCCCTCGGGCTTTTCGCCCAATGTGCCAGGTACTTCGCCGTTGCAGGGACAGGTGCCGGGCAGCAATCTGCTGCCGTCCAGCCCCGCCACCTCGCTCTCGCTGGTCAACCGTGCGCCGGCAGCACTGCCGCAGGCGCAGGCCGGCAATGGCGTGCCTGACAAAGCCTTTGCCGCGCTGCCTGCCTATGAGCCGCGCCTGGCGGGGCTCACGGACAGCGCGAATCTGCCGCAGGCTCCAACGGCAGTTGCTCCAGACAGCCTGGATACCTTGAGCCAGCAGGCGCTGCATGCCTTGTCTGCTGGAGCCCCGCGTCCCCGCTTTGTGGATGTGCCCGATCTGGGATTAGGGGCCGTCTCGTCTCAGTCATCGTTGCCCGCCAGTGCCGCGCCTGTCAGCACGGCGCCCCGGTTTTATTTTGTGGATGCGGTTACCTTGCCCAGCGGCTTTGTCACTCCGGCCAAGCCCCATCCGCATGGGCAAACTGCCAGCACGCCGCAGGCCCGGGCCGACCGCCACCCCGGCTTCGACGTCAACGCCGTGCGCCGCGACTTTCCGATCCTGGCCGAGCGTATCAACGGCAAGCCACTGGTGTGGCTGGACAATGCCGCCACCACACACAAGCCACGCCAGGTGATAGAGCGCATTGCGCATTTCTACGAGCATGAAAACTCCAACATCCACCGCGCGGCCCACACACTGGCTGCCCGTGCCACGGATGCCTACGAGCACGCGCGTGAAGTGGTGCGCCGCTTTATCCATGCGCCCGATGCGCGCGAGGTGATTTTTGTGCGCGGCACCACCGAGGCCATCAACCTTGTGGCCCAGAGCTGGGGCGGAAAAAACGTGGGCGAAGGCGACGAGATTATCGTCAGCCACCTGGAGCACCACGCCAACATCGTGCCCTGGCAGCAGCTGGCGCAGGCCAAGGGTGCCAGGCTGCGCGTGATTCCGGTCGATGATCAGGGCCAGATTCGCCTCGACGAATACGAAAAGCTGCTGAACGACCGCACAAAACTGGTTGCCATCGGCCATGTCTCCAATGTGCTGGGCACCGTGGTTCCGGTCAAGGAAGTGGTGGCACGCGCCAGGGCGCGAGGCATCACCACGCTAATCGACGGCGCGCAGTCCATTGCACACACGCCGGTCAACGTGCAGGACATTGGTGCGGATTTCTTTGTCTTCTCGGGCCACAAGATCTTTGCCCCCACCGGCATCGGTGTGCTCTGGGGCCGCCGCGAGGTGCTCGAAGCCATGCCGCCCTGGCAAGGCGGCGGCAACATGATTGCCGATGTGACGTTTGAGAAAACCTTGTTCCAGCCCCTGCCCAATACCTTCGAGGCGGGCACCGGCAATATCGCCGATGCCGTAGGCCTGGGCGCAGCGCTGGAATATGTGGAGCGTATCGGCATCGAAGCCATCAGCCGCTACGAGCATGCCCTGGTGGACTACGGCATGCAGCAGCTGGCCACCATCCCCGGCCTGCGCCTGATTGGCACCGTGCCGGGCAAGGCCAGTGCGCTGTCCTTTGTGCTGGACGGGTATACCACCGACGAAGTGGGCAAGGCGCTGAACCATGAGGGCATCGCCGTGCGCACCGGCCACCATTGCGCGCAGCCGATTCTGCGGCGCTTTGGGGTGGAGACGGCGGTGCGTCCCTCGGTTGCCTTCTACAACACCTTCGAGGAGATTGATCTGATGGTCAACGAGGTGCGCAAGCTGGCATCACGACGCCCTGCAACGCACTGA
- a CDS encoding family 2A encapsulin nanocompartment shell protein yields MTTLHTLGDNAARQLANATKTAPQLATITPRWLTHLLQWVPVEAGIYRVNQVRNPEDIKVTCTAKQFENQLPRTFVDYDEAPREYFLNAVSTVLDVHTRISDLYSSPHDQIKEQLRLTIETIKENQESELINNASYGLLAQVTDEQRIFPLNDGGAPTPDDLDELLTKVWKEPAFFLAHPLTIAAFGREATRRGTPPPTVSLFGSQFITWRGVPLIPSDKIPVADGKSSIILLRVGDRRQGVVGLFQPGLAGEQSPGLSVRFMGINDQAISSYLISLYCSLAVLTPDALAVLDDVRIDRYHDYSALDTYK; encoded by the coding sequence ATGACAACCTTGCACACTCTGGGCGACAACGCCGCCCGCCAACTTGCCAACGCTACCAAGACCGCGCCTCAGCTGGCCACCATCACGCCTCGCTGGCTCACCCATCTGCTGCAGTGGGTGCCGGTGGAAGCGGGTATCTACCGCGTCAATCAGGTCAGGAACCCCGAGGACATCAAAGTCACCTGCACGGCCAAGCAGTTTGAAAACCAGCTGCCGCGCACCTTTGTGGATTACGACGAAGCGCCGCGAGAGTATTTCCTGAATGCGGTCTCCACGGTGCTCGATGTGCATACGCGCATCTCCGATCTGTACAGCAGCCCGCACGACCAGATCAAGGAACAGTTGCGCCTGACCATAGAAACCATCAAGGAGAACCAGGAAAGCGAGCTGATCAACAACGCCTCCTATGGTCTGCTGGCGCAGGTGACGGACGAGCAGCGCATCTTCCCCCTGAACGACGGCGGCGCGCCCACCCCCGACGACCTGGACGAGTTGCTGACCAAGGTGTGGAAGGAACCTGCCTTCTTCCTGGCCCACCCGCTGACGATTGCGGCCTTTGGCCGCGAAGCCACGCGCCGTGGCACGCCGCCACCCACGGTGAGCCTGTTTGGCAGCCAGTTCATCACCTGGCGCGGTGTGCCGCTGATTCCCTCGGACAAGATTCCCGTGGCCGATGGCAAGAGCAGCATCATCCTGCTGCGCGTGGGCGATCGCCGCCAGGGCGTGGTGGGCCTGTTCCAGCCGGGTCTGGCGGGCGAGCAAAGCCCGGGTCTGTCCGTGCGCTTCATGGGCATCAACGATCAGGCCATCAGCTCCTATCTGATCTCGCTGTACTGCTCGCTGGCGGTGCTGACGCCCGATGCGCTGGCGGTGCTGGACGATGTGCGCATCGACCGTTACCACGACTACTCGGCACTGGATACCTACAAGTAA